AGGGACATTTACGTTACCGATAAGTTTATAGCACCAATTATGTACATAGTGTTTtactattgttattatttagtaagagttttatgaatatttatcgATGGGCAGTCAATTTGTTGACTAGTTtacttatttcaataataatactaagtcattgaaatattttaagataACTAAATGTTACATTCCAATCACCACAGAATGCCAGCGTAAATTCATTGTCAATGTCCTGGATAATATTATATAGGGTCAGCTATATAATATTATCAACAACTACAACAGCTACAACTGCAAACTGCTGACAACGCAACGCGACCACCCAACGGACCCCATTCCTCAGGCAGCGAGGATCGAAACTCAGCCTATTTGGCCGTAAAAGACGCTCGCTCGATTAACATCATAGATACTTACATTTTTGCTctgagatttttattttaaatttcatttaaaactgaaaatttgtactttaaaatcgtatttttaattaaattggatttaattttggttttatatttaattttcacaaaataaccgaataaatgtattaaaagttATTCTCTAAGAACTAAAAATAGACATTGTATGCAGCAATCCATGTGGCAAAAATAATGCACAGTATTGCTGTCGCAATTACAACGTAACCTCGCGCTATGTTTGCTACAGtcttacttttaaaattacctaGTTTACTctgtgattatttatttttgcaccTCAATCCTCATTGACGTTACAGTTTTATTGCGTTTACATATCGCGAGTTCATGTCTAGTTTACCATGAACCATGGCGTAATTTTCTAACCACGACTACAAATGCGTCAAAATGACGTAGgtaagtcaatttttttttaaataataaaatggtaaattgtGCAATAAGGGAAGTATGGCCAAAATTGCTAACGAGAGTCAGTAGAAACCCTCAGCCCGGTGAGAAGAGGGTTTCTATGACTAGAGCTTACAATTTTAATTCCGGCCTTATTACAACGTTTTTCGTCACACTGgtgaagaaaacaaaaagatTTAAGGGAAATAAAtgttagttataaaaaaaataccgataTCGCCCgccattttgtttattgtttgacGTAGATGATGTTAATGTAACTTGCATTTGAATAAACATTTGCCTTTTTTAAAACCTACTTGTAGTATGACTTAGAATAAAAGGTACTTAAAAAATCCATAACTCCttaggttaaataaaaataactgctatTACCGCGTGAAATACCACGATTATGAACAATAATCATCATCCTCCTAGCGTTATGCGGACCGATTTTGCCAACATCAATAATTGGCacagacactagtttttacgaaagtgactgtgatatgactttccaacccagaggcgAAACTAGGTCTCATTGGGATTTAGGATTAGTCCATCCGGGCCGgaaaaagcggctggtaaacataaaattacgagtatgttataacttataatggAATGCAAGAGGATATTAGAAAGAGAGATGCCTGAGAGTACTATACCGTTATGAATTCCTGTGTCTTAGCTGCTCATGTGTTATtgctttataatgttaatgctttatgttgttaatgtgttccaatttgtgccgctttggctttagctgtaaggtgcaatttgttatttgaaataaataaaataaataaataaatatacttctgaaaaaaaaattgcccgCGAGCGTCGGTTTCTATGTTACACGACCACTAGGCTACCTAACGCTTTACTTAATTGAAGaacgatgaaataatataaaaaattaaataaaaaaggaaatacATTCACTTAAAACATCACAATTTGTAAGTATGACATTAATTATTAGTATAAGTAGTACCTATCAGTTTTTCCGCTTACGCACGCTTCTAACTTGCGCCCCGCCCGCTCACGCCTACCGTTTAACAATTGAAATTCGAATGTCGACCGAATGGTGACGTCACGCCCAAGGAAAACTGTGACCACATTTTCCACGAACTTTTCGATTAGTTTCAGTTTCAGGTGAACTTGTTTGTATGCTAACGAGCTTGTTCCAGTTAAGCTTAATGTAAGTATAAGCTTTATGAAAAAACTATCAATTAAGCTCAACTAGTAATGtataggatgtttatttagtcacctgcaaaagTTTTctggctgaatatataggtcatactgagcaactattACTATGGTATCAAACCCGAAAtcccaaaaaaaattacccgcccatagaaaatatcaaggtCAGATAGCCAAAAtatatcatcttcctcgcgttgtcccggcattttgccacggctcatcgtagcctggggtccgcttggcaactaatccctagacttggcgtaggcactaagtttttacaaaagcgactgccatctgaccttccaacccagagggccttattgggattagtccggtttcctcacgatgttttctttcaccgaaaagcaactagTACATAAATATcacatgatatttcgtacgtaagttccgaaaagctcattggtacgagccggggtttgatccCGCGACCTCtgaattgcaagtcgcacgctcttaccgctaggccaccagcgctcgcCAAGACAgcgaaaaatgtatgaaaaagcttttttttttcgcgatttcggttctatagtaaaagttgctcagtatgacctatatatattcagcccgtaaattattgcaggtgaccaaataaacaacctgtatctCTATCTCATGAACAGTAGGTAATAGACGAACTGTTGAAATATctattattactgtaaaaacaaatataataataataataagtaaaaaacgtCCTTTCATGTAATAGAGAGGGATAATTGGGCATGCtctgtaaggtagaagtactaatagtgctcgacgctgcactagtcaccgacatgggcactttatttcatggaaatataggctAAATTtaaacaacgaagatttttctgtattcgaacttaatccttgtcactttgacataaagtacccatgtcgagtactagtgcagcgtcgagcactagcaCTTCTACCTTATATTAGAGGCCTAAATCAAAGGAACGGTAATATAAAGACATAGTgtgtgtattatttatttactacatacaaatacaatacattgcataatatatacattttacaatAGCTTGATTTACAAACAGGGATACTAGGAATAAGTATAACAAAAACCAATTTTGTAAAAAACAGTAGAATATAATAACACTCTTTTGGGGGTTATAATACTTTTAAAGGAATAAgaaaaacagtataaattatttttgcctATGCTCCACTAACAAGCAACGTACGCACTTTTTTGCGTTGCGCTTTgtattgatgctaactgtatCAGTATGTTCAACAAAACTTTAAGTAAATTCTAGAATTGCGTGAGCTAATTATGGTAATATTATGGGATGGTCCCGTATAGaatttatacgttttattttattagctatTTTTAACGGTTGTATTTACTATACGTATATCCTATAGATTCGGGATGTTTTAAGCCATACACCAATAACTTATAAGTGATGACTTATATCCTCATATcctcatataatatatatgcttAGGGATAAGAAATCTATAATAGTAAAagattaattttaagttttattaaatttgtgtatgaatccaattttttttttaggtgacTGAAAACTTAGAcgtttgaaaataattataaaaaaatacaatatcaaTACGGTActaacttatattatttattacgtcCCACAAAACGGCCCACTGCCTTATGGGAAATAATTGAAAAGAAAGTTTAGCTACGGATGCATAGTGCATGTGCAATACACAATTTCGGTGTCGCACTTTTAGCAACGAAGCGAGACCCATTCTGACTTGCACCTGCGCCAGTATCTGTCAATAGTTTTGGGGACTTAATATCTAAGAATATACTGAAAGtaataaaagcaataaattaaatgttagcAGGGCCTAAGTTGCAAGCGTACCCCGAATCgcggatcggaaaccggtattttttgtatgggaacgaaaacggtattttttcgttctttgttaattacttcatttctaattaggcaatctaataatacgaagtcgttatctgaaaacacaactgagtcctacactttgagtataaaataaaccgaaatatatggttatttcgatgtttttgcaaaaaaccggttccgatccctgagcGTACCCTTTTGGATGGCCGAAAACCGCAAAAATATAAGCGATGATGTGTGATACCTACGAAATTATACCTTTAAGACCTTTGTACCCGTATATTTAACGGataaataatttggaatttgGAACTCGAACGTGCTTTAAATGTTTATCTTAATCTAGGTATTCATTTTAAGATAGTCTGCAGCAAGCTGGAGGGAAAACATTCTATGCAAATATTGTATGTATCTCTAACATTGTCTTAACATAACTATATGATGACACTAAGACCGCAAAAAAGAGGGCGTTGCGCTAGGTTAGGTCACTGTCGCGAAAGATAATATAAGACAAACATACtctttgatgtatttttatcacATTCACTGTTAGTATCTGACTCGGCGCCAAGAATTGATAACCTATCGCTTACAACTATAGTTTAGTATGCCGAATTCCTCATGTGAAAGATTAACTACGTCAATCGATATAGTAATCTGATAGTGGAGTTTTATGACAATTAATTCCTTTATAATTGAGTTAGACATCGATCTGGGAAATCCTTGTGATCCATCAtgtttcatcatcattattggcATTATTATATACACACATTTACAAACATATGTGTGCTTACGCACGGTTCTGATACTTGATAGATAACATATAACTAAACTGGCACTTTAATTGCATACATATGTGACATCCCGCAAGTTTACAACAACCTTTAATACGTATCGCGGGCATTAGCACGAGTTAGACTTAAATAAGCTATGACTTCAAAAGCCACACGGACCTGGGAACGTTCAAATAGGAAGTTCCGCAAATCCGCAAAGGATCCCGAAACTGTTCGCCGAAAGTCGTGACGTAGTCACAGCTGTGCAAACTGCACGCCGCGCCATCACCGTGACGCAACCGACGAGCCTCCGCCGCTGACTCAGCCACAGGCTTATAACACAAACTCGCCGCCTTCCACACCATACCTCCACAGACCGTCGAACGAGCAACACGTGCTTACTACAAGTGTCAGTGATAACTTACGACGTGCAAGTGACTAGCCAGTAATCAGTGATATTAAGATTTgtgaaacttgaaaaaaaatggaGAAGTTATTCATGGTTTTGGTGCTTTTTGTGATTGTGAGGGCGGTGGAAAACAGACATCACCCAAAGTTTGGCAGGAGTTACGAGGAGCATGAAGTCCCACCTCTAAAGAAAGGTGAGTCTCATGCTGGATCAACACTTTAATAGAAATCGATAACACCTTTAAGTAGGTCTGCTGTAGCAgccttaagtatatttttgacgaCAGATTCGAATTAATTATGAATTTGTAGATATGTAGATCAAGGTCTGCTGTTGCAgccttaaatatattttgacgacagattcgaattaattttgaatttgtaGATTTGTGACTAGTCTTATTaacaattattgttttattgttggcAGTATCCTGTAGCAGTGGCTCAAGCGAGAGAAGTGCGTTAATTGAAGATGCGCGATGCGGAGCACCCCGAGAGGTTTTCGTTGTGCTTAAACCCAAAGCAGCTCACGAAGAGGTGAATATATATCTGAACTTatcattaaattacattatataattTGATAAGTTGTAATTAATTCGTAATTAAATCACATCCGCGTCACTAATACTCGTATTCGCGTGAGCAATTAAATGACCCACCTTTTTATTGTCACTAGGTGAACGCATGATACAATAGGTATCTCGTATAATTTCTTTCTCGATTTCACAACATTACATTCGTTATCTAAATTATGACGATATCTGTCGGTCATACATTTAAATGATGACCGATTATTTGTATCTTGATTAGATTACATTTGATAATTGTTAGCAAGTTTCAAAATTCAAACACTGCTTTTAATAGATttaattaaataggtaattaGATAAGTTCATATCTTAAATTTAATCTCTTTTTATACGCAGCTAATTCGTTATACACtcataaattaaagtaaatccTTAATCTGCCGTTTAGACCAAATATTTGAGGTTTCATGCATACTCATACGGTTGCAAAGCCTTGCTAACGTTCATGTTTTTCCCCAGATCCACCCGGGCGCCGTGTGGGTCAAACGCTGCGTCGGCCTCTGCGACCACGTGGGCTCGGACTCCAAATGCGTTCCTCGCGAGACTACCATCCGCCATATACCAGTAAGTGTTTACCTAAATCTTATCTCTACTTAACTGCCTTGACACACTTGTTCTATTTTAAACGTCGGCGGAGTAATTCTGATTGTCTCCTACGATAATAATGACATAACAAACCTCATGATTGTTCTAATGCGTCTGTGAATCAGCGAATCGGCGCGCGATTATGGATCATCTATTGTGATAGCGCTTTCCGTAACCATTGGAATCTGATTGGAATTTTGTTTGCAGATAAAGATTAGCAATATGAAGACTGGGAAGGAGTCGTGTTCCATGTACGAGCTGGAGGAGCACTTGTCATGCCAGTGCTGCACGGGCAGCCCCGAAAGCTGCGCGGCGAGTGGCCGGGTGTTCAACCCCCGTAAGTGCGCCTGCCAATGTCCAAATCTTGAGGAGCGCCGCAACTGCCTCGCAAAGGTTCGTAGATAATGGATGTCTGTGAGCACTAACTAGATGTGATGCACGATGCACCGATCGACTTTTAACAAACGCTTCTACTTCTTTCGCATTATTGTACCGCtgattatttgttttatcttCTTATCTTTCTGATTCTAATTCAAAAGAGACTATTACCTCTTAAAATAATAGACGCAAGTCATTTGACCATATTCACGCGCCTTTTTCGGTGTTTCGTTGCGTACGTGCTGATATCCATTGTCTGCGACTTATCGCTTTACGTAAAATTGTTTCAACTTAAGTTTTCAGACGTTTCAATGTTAGTTTTCTTTGTTATAGAACCCGAATATGCGGTGGAATCGTTCTAAATGTGCTTGCGAAGAGCGAAGACGGATGAGATAAGATATAGAGCTGCGAACATTCTGGAATCCGGGAAGAAAGTCGAAGCGACTAGCAGTTTGACTACAGTAGTGGCTGGGTAAAATGGATAACTAAAGACTTGTAAAAGTGACCTTAGTTGTATTACCGACTGATATAAGTGTCTTATAACATAAGTAGTCTAATTCTCAACAGTATTATAGAGTAGGTAAGCTATTTATTTCATTAGGCTTAATATATGGGGCCAAATGGTGCTGTGAGCTCAATATGTTCCAAGACCTTTGGtctgtatttaatatttgcacCGTACGAATGTTTGATTGTCCGTTGTTATGTCTGAGGTTTGAAAAGTATTGTCTCCGTTCTGTtcagtatttgtttattatagttaatgGCGTAAATATGATTTACGCAATTCCTATGTTGTGATATTTATAGCGATTCCAATGTTAATAGGTTTAAGATAATTTAATGACTTTTACTTTAAAGTATTCGGTCTAGTCATAGGACATGtacttaatttattgttttgtatgaTATCAGGGATTGTCTCGATTTTTTAAATCAGCTCTCTTTATTgtgtaatttttgtatttttaattttagttcgtGTTGGAGGCCTAGTCCTTGGTGCCAAAGGCATGTAATCTCatagatttaatttatatgtatttaatttatttgtgaaaTATTTTAAGCTTCAGAAGCTTTAAGTGATCGAATCACATTAAGttaagtaagtaggtagtaaatttttgtacttaaaataagaacgtaaataaaatttctatttatttttctaaacatttttattattttcactgTAGCCAACCTTATCTGTATTCTTGAACTAATGCTTAAATGGTATTCCGTCTGGAACGACTAAATAGGATACAAAGGACATGACATGTTGaagtttttttacaaaactggTTTACAATTCTGCTCAAAAACCGATAACTACCGCAAGTGACACTTGATAACACTGGAAAGTCCAAAATTACAACTATTGTCGATAGTTTCATTTCATTACACAATTAAGttccaaaaaaaatgttattttttgttttgtctcaGTTATTCCTCTcatttatgaaaaaatcttGCCTCGGAACTAATTCATTGAAATAAGATATTAAGTCAATTTTGAACCATTGAATTGAAAGATTTTGGACTGTTGGCTAAAAAACTTCGTACGTACACTGATATctgaatgatatttgaatcgtATTGTTTAGTTATAATGCGTCTCGCCCACGCAAATACATGTATGGATAAGTATGGGCGAAATtgcacgataactaaacaatattatataaaaactagtggctctatgagctgtagacctcgcgagcatcgcttaaaactgaataaatgtatatcTCCGCCGCCGTTTAGAAGAATttagaaaaactaaattgacaaaaaaaaacatcattatcGAATCTGCTCACAAATTTTCACGGAAATCGGTTTAGATATGGGCATACGAAACAATGTTCGcctaatgattttttttcaataatcaCTCGCGGTTGTTACGCATGGTCAGGCATTTTTATATACGGTACTTTAAACCGTAGCCGTTATCGAGTATCTATAGttatttaaagtataatttCTACTCTTACTTAAGTAGTTCTATTCTACACCACACAATTATGAGATTTActagtaaaaacatttttttttttctgaaaccgGTAACTTTcacctgcccgcgtagccaacatgccgatctttaacgctccgtagcgtagcgtagtcatctctctttatcactctttcAAATTcaaacagtgacagttgcgtttcgttcgctacggagcgttgacgattggcatgttgactACGCGGGCTGATACGATAAGTACGATGactatacataatatatctaccgctaaatgagtttatttataCGAAATATCGGTATGGgcaacataatatttatttattgataactTATGTCTACAAATTTTAGTAATTCCAAAATGCGATAAATTGCACTCGAAATACTGAGCTAAAgcgtattaaaatataaagaaattaaCTTCCCTTCAATGAAGGAAcatcacaaatattttatttgttctaTGAAGTACTTCTATAATAAATACTACTAATGCAGTTAGATGTCCAGCGGCCAGAATACTGAAGGGTAAAATTAGATCGTATAATGTCAGAAAGCGCACTTCAAATGCGCCGGAGACGTCACTTGCGTATCTGACATCGTTCGGAAACCGTCCTTTAATAGCATGGACAAAACCGCACTCGACTATCTGAGACATTCTTCTCTCAAACTGCTGAAGGAGAGGGAATCCACGTTTAAGAAATATAGCATAATGTGTTTTATACGTGTTTCCATGCATGACATGAACACGCGTCTTCTCTTTCGGGTGTTGCGATGCCCACCAAAGATATTTATAGTATATTGTAACTGTATATTTACTCGATGATTTTACAATCTCATCTAACGCAAGATCAGCAGTCTTACAGCTATCTATATCTAGATATTGTTCATGAATGATTGGTGTCTCCGCATTCTTTAGGAACGCCATTATATCACGTGAAAAACATGGGGTCAAATTGTACTTCTGCAAAGACATGTATTCGTTTATCTGTGGCTCGTATGTGCGGAAGATTGAGTAACTTGTCAACCGCGTATTATAATAACAATTTACTAAGAAAACAAACCACAACCAATTAATAATGATTAGATTTTCCGATGGGTTTTCCGTCCGTTTTAACGCTACATTTTGAGTTGCGTTTCCAAAGAGCTTCAGCAGTTTAGAAGAGCTATTGCGTTTCGATTTTAATAAGTTATCGATACTAGAAAGCAAGGctgagcaaaaaaaaattgcggcCAGTAGAAGCAACCAAACTCTGTACTCAAAAATCATGTAAATGATCTTCCATCTTTGCACCAGCTCTGCGTTAGGGGTAACTGGTATGAAAATATCTTCGAATGCTAAATGAATAGATATGAAATCGAATAACAATGCTCGTTTGTTGTTTAAGCTGAATCCTCCAAATAACAAATCGATTTCGTTTTCATGCAATTTTTTCATTATACCGGTAACGgtaaaattatttgttatgtCACCGAACTCAGTTGTTTCTGGCACAAATGAAAAATTTAAGGATATGTGCTCAGCCTCTAGTAACAGTTGCACAAGGTATCTTTCTATCCCGACCGCAAATGTATCTACTGGGTTTAGATCAGAAAAAACCAGAGGTGGGTAATGGTGAGCCAAAATATTAAATGTGCAGTTTTCTAAACTAGGCTTATCGTATCCGCGTAACTTCTCTACGACATCCCTCGCTGCATGTCCATTGCATTGACCCACTTTAATAGTATGATTGTAATCTCTGCCGCATCGACCTGCTGCATAGGGAA
Above is a genomic segment from Cydia pomonella isolate Wapato2018A chromosome 4, ilCydPomo1, whole genome shotgun sequence containing:
- the LOC133517247 gene encoding uncharacterized protein LOC133517247 isoform X1; the encoded protein is MEKLFMVLVLFVIVRAVENRHHPKFGRSYEEHEVPPLKKVSCSSGSSERSALIEDARCGAPREVFVVLKPKAAHEEIHPGAVWVKRCVGLCDHVGSDSKCVPRETTIRHIPIKISNMKTGKESCSMYELEEHLSCQCCTGSPESCAASGRVFNPRKCACQCPNLEERRNCLAKNPNMRWNRSKCACEERRRMR
- the LOC133517247 gene encoding uncharacterized protein LOC133517247 isoform X2, whose translation is MEKLFMVLVLFVIVRAVENRHHPKFGRSYEEHEVPPLKKVSCSSGSSERSALIEDARCGAPREVFVVLKPKAAHEEIHPGAVWVKRCVGLCDHVGSDSKCVPRETTIRHIPIKISNMKTGKESCSMYELEEHLSCQCCTGSPESCAASGRVFNPQPEYAVESF